Below is a genomic region from Neorhizobium galegae.
AGCACGACGCCGGCCTCGTGATCGTCGATCATCCGCTGACCCCGGTGCAGCAGCGCAATCTCGAAAAGGAATGGCAGGCCAAGGTCATCGACCGGACCGGCCTGATCCTCGAAATCTTCGGCCGCCGGGCCTCCACCAAGGAGGGCACGCTGCAGGTCGATCTGGCGCATCTGAATTACCAGAAGGGCCGTCTGGTCCGCAGCTGGACCCACCTTGAACGCCAGCGCGGTGGCGCCGGCTTCATGGGCGGCCCCGGCGAAACCCAGATCGAGGCCGACCGCCGGCTGCTTCAGGAACGCATCGTCAAGCTGGAGCGCGAGCTCGAACAGGTCGTGCGCACCCGCCAGCTTCACCGCGCCAAGCGCCGCAAGGTGCCGCATCCGATCGTGGCGCTGGTCGGTTATACCAACGCCGGCAAGTCGACGCTGTTCAACCGCATCACCGGCGCCGGCGTGCTTGCCGAGGACATGCTGTTTGCGACGCTCGATCCGACGCTGCGCCGCATGAAGCTGCCGCATGGCCGCACGGTCATTCTTTCCGATACGGTCGGCTTCATCTCCGACCTGCCGACCCATCTGGTCGCCGCCTTCCGCGCCACGCTGGAAGAGGTGCTGGAAGCCGATCTGGTCCTGCATGTGCGCGACATGTCCGACCCGGACAATGCCGCCCAGGCCGGCGACGTGATGCGCATCCTCACCGATCTCGGCATCGACGAGAAGGAAGCGGCAGCCCGCATCATCGAGGTCTGGAACAAGATCGACCGGCTCGACCCGGAAGCCCATGAGGCGATCGCCGAACGCGCCGTCGGCCGCGAGAACGTCATGGCGGTCTCGGCGATCACGGGCGAGGGCGTCGATGCGCTGATGGACGAGATCTCCAGGCGGCTTTCCGGCGTGCTCACCGAAACCTCGATCGTCATCCCGGCGGATCAGCTTTCGATCGTCTCATGGGTCTACAGCAACGCCGTCGTCGATGGCCGCGAGGACAATGAGGACGGTTCCGTCACCCTGGACGTCCGCATGTCCGAAGCCGAGGCCGCCGAGTTCGAGCGCAAGCTCGGCAATGGCTCGAAGGCGGCGAAGGAAGACTGGGAGCGATAGCGAGCCCGGTTACGCGACTTGGCATCGGGCGACCGCGCCATGATGTTGCCCGTTTTTTGCGGTGCAACATCAGCCAACGAGGACGGCCACGATTCCCGCAATATCATTCACCGGCCGGCAACAAGGGTGCGTAATGATACAGAGTCGGCCGCACGAAGAGACCGGAACACACCTGGACTATCTCGACGGATGGCGAGGTATTGCGGTCATCTTCGTGATCGTCGGTCATTTCTGGCTCGATGATTTCAAGCCGGGGCTCAGTACATTCGGTGTAGACCTGTTCTTTGTACTGTCCGGCCGGTTGATGTCGGAAATCCTGTTCGTGAAGCGCGCAGAATTGCCGACCTTCTTTTTCAGGCGGTTCTCGCGAATCTATCCGGCGCTCTTCGCATTCGTCGTCATCACGACCCTTGCCTTCCAGGACACCGAGATTTCCCACGGCCCCGTCGCAGCAGCGCTGGCGCTGACGTTCACGCTCAACTACGCCATGGTCTATACCCATCCGGTGGCGTTGCTTGATCACCTCTGGTCGCTGTGCGTCGAGGAACATGCCTATATTCTTCTGGCGGGCGTCGCGTTCCTGTCCCGCCGCAGACTGTTTCCGGTCGGCGCTCTCATCATCGCGCTTGGCACTGCTGCCATGCTGAACGGCATCGTTCGCACCGAACTCGGCGCCAGCGTTTTGGATACCCATTGGCGCAGCGACGTCTCCGTGGCCGGGATATTCATTGCCGGCGGCCTGTGGCTGTTGCTTCGCAAGCGCCAGGCTCCCTGGTGGGTGTCCCCGTTGGCGCTGCTGATTGCCGTCGTGGCGAAAGCGGCCCCTTTCCAGGTCCTCTCCTTCGGCCTGTCGACCACCATGCTGGCACTATCGATCACCACGATCGACAGCGCGGCGCCGGTTTTCCGCAAAATCCTGTCCGCCAAGGTGCTCACCTATGCGGGCCTGTGGTCCTTCTCGCTCTACCTGTGGCAGCAGCCATTCTATAAGCTCTACCGCGAAGGGGTGGCGCCGACCCCTTTATTGCTTCTGGCCGCCCTAGCGACCGCGCTGGCGAGCTTCTACCTCGTGGAGAAGCCCTCACGGAGGGCGTTGAACAGTTTCTTCGAAAACCGTCTGGCGAAACCTGCCACTGGTGGCCGAACAGCGTAGGGTTCTCTTCGCCCTCGATCGTAGCCACCGTCACTCCGTGGCCGGATCATGAGGCGGCGATGTCCTGACGGCTTGGATGATCGGAGATGCCCTCAGCCGATCTGCCGCTCGATCGCCTTCGCCGCCTGCCAGAGTTCTTCCATGCGCTCCAGGGTTGCGTCTTCCAGCGTCTGACTCGACTTTTCAAGCGACGTCTCGATGTAATTGAATCGCCGCCTGAATTTTGTATTGGTGCCGCGTAGCGCCTCTTCCGGGTCGGCCTTCACATGCCGGCCGATATTGACCAGCGCGAAGATCAGGTCGCCGAGTTCGTCCGAGATCTTGCTGTGGTTTCCGTCGCGCAGCGCCTCGCGCAGTTCGCCGACCTCTTCCTCGATCTTGTCGAGGATGGGCTCGGCCTCCGACCAGTCAAAGCCGACTTTGGCAGCGCGCTGCTGCAGCTTCAGCGCCTCCGTCAATGCCGGCTGGGCGCGATGGACGCTTCCCAGGTATCCGGCCTTGAAATCTTCCGTAATGCCGCGCCGTGCCCGCCGTTCGGCCCGCTCGCGCTTCTCTTCCGTCTTGATATCGTCCCACTGCACCTTCACCGCATCCGGCGTCGCGGCATCCGAGACAGCGAAGACATGCGGATGCCGCCGGATCATCTTTTTGGTGATCGCCTGGACGACATCGCCGAAAGAGAATTCGCCGGTTTCCTCGGCCATGCGGGCGTGGAAGACTACCTGCAGCAGCAGGTCGCCCAGTTCTTCGCATAGGTCGTCCATGTCGTTGCGCTCGATCGCATCGCCCACCTCATAGGCTTCCTCGATCGTATAGGGCTTGATGGTCGCAAAATTCTGCTCGAGGTCCCAGGGGCAGCCGGTCACCGGCGTGCGCAAGGCGGCCATGATCTCGATCAGCCGCGAAATATCCTTCGATGCTTCCATCTTCTTGGTCCTTTAATGCTGGATGTCAGGCGAGCGGAATGCTGTTCATGTCCTTGCCGGACTGGTAGACGCCGGAAAGCCCGTCATAGCGCGCCTTGATACGGGTCGTCTGCGCCTGGAGCTCGGTGCGAAGCGGCTCCTCCTCGCTCTCGACGAGGTCGGTAATGGCGTAGGAAAGCCAGAAGGCGTTGTTGCGCCGGTAACCGCCGGGCTCCAGCCCGAACACCTCTTTGAGGATCTTCAGGTCATGCGGGATGGCGAAGGCGTCGCGGGAATCCTCGTGGCTGAAAAAATAGTAGAAATTGTCGAACCCGGCCCAGGTGATCGCCGACATGCACATCGTGCATGGTTCGTGAGTCGACAGGAAAATCAGATCCTTGGTGGGAAGATCTCGCGTGGTTTCATAAAAACGCTTCAGCGTGTGCACCTCGCCATGCCAGAGCGGATTTTCGATCTCGTTATTGGTTTCGGCAATCACCAGCGACAGATCGGATTTTTTCAGGATCGCCGCGCCGAAAACCTTGTTGCCGGTGGCGACGCCCTTTTCAGTCAAGGGCAGGATGTCGTTTTCGATGACGCCGAGAAGGCGGGCGGCAATTGTCATGGGAACTCTTTATCGCAAGGTGTCTAGGCAGTTTATGGCGCGCAACAAGCCGATCGGGGCAAAAAACACTTTAGTCTACAGAAATACTGGAGAAATATCGTCTGCGGTGGCTTTTGCTCAAGAACCGGTTGATCGTAAAACAGAAATACCGGCTCGCAATCCACTTCGCATATCCATTCCTTCAATTCCGCTGCCTTATTGTGGATATTGCTGTCCTATGATTCAGGATAACCGCATGTCTCCAAGCCAACAACGCCTGTCGGTCTTTCCGGCTTTCGTCCGCGTCAGCGGACGGAGCGTTGTCGTGTTCGGCAATGGCGACGAAGCCTATGCCAAGGCCCGGCTGTTGCGCAACACCGATGCGGAGATCGTTGCTTACGTCTCCGCACCGGATGCGGACTATGCCGACTGGCTGGCCGCTCAGGGTATTGAGACCGTTCATTCGGATTTCTCCCCGGATCAGATCAGGGGCGCGGTGCTGGTGTTCGCCGCAACCGGCGATGCCGCGCTGGATCGTACGATCGTCACCGCCGCCCGCGCCGAAAAGATCCCGGCCAATGCGGTTGATCAGCCCGACTTCTGCGATTTCTACACGCCGGCTCTCGTCAATCGCGCGCCGGTGGCGATTGCCATCGGCACGGAAGGCGCCGGCCCGGTTCTCGCCCAGATGATCCGTGCCCGCATCGACCAGATGCTGTCGCCGTCGCTTGGGCTTCTGGCGCGCCTCGCCGCCGAATATCGCGATGCTGCCGAACGGCTGGTGCCGCGCGGCGTGTCGCGCCGCATCTTCTGGCGCCGGTTCTTCTCTGCCGATGTCGCGAGCGCCGTCGATGCCAACGATATCGCCACCGCCCGCCGCTCAGCCAACGCGCTGCTGTCGACCACCGGTCGCGCCGCAGGCCATGTCTGGCTGGTCGGCGCCGGTCCGGGCGCCGAGGATCTTTTGACGCTGCGGGCCCAGCGCGTGCTGATGGAAGCCGATGCGATCGTCTATGACGCGCTGGTGCCACAGGCGATCGTCGACATGGGCCGCCGCGATGCCGAGCGCCTGTCGGTCGGCAAGCGCAAGAACTGCCATTCGAAATCCCAGGACGAGATCAACAGGCTGCTGGTCAGGCTCGGCCGCGAAGGCAAGCGCGTCGTCCGCCTCAAGTCCGGCGATCCGCTGGTCTATGGCCGCGCCGGCGAGGAAATGGCGGCACTCCGCGACGCCGGGGTCACTTACGAGATTGTACCGGGCATCACCTCCGCCTTTGCCGCAGCCGCCGATTTCGAGCTGCCGTTGACGCTGCGCGGCGTCGCGTCGTCGCTGATCTTCACCACCGGCCATGACCTGACCGGCGATGTCCTGCCCGACTGGGCGAGCCTTGCGATCTCCGGCGCCACGATCGCCGTCTATATGGGCCGCACGGTCGCAGCCTCCGTCGCCGAACGCCTGATGGGCGCCGGCCTTGCGCCGGAAACCACGGTTGCCGTGATCGAGAATGCCAGCCGCGCCGACCGCCGGCTTTTCCACGGCGTTCTTCGCGAGCTGCCGGACCTGGAAGCGCGCGACGATCTTTCCGGCCCGGTCATGGTGATCATCGGCGAAGCCGTCGCCGGTGCGAATTTCAAGAAGTCCGAACCGCTTTCGGCTTTCAAAGCCAGGGAGCGCGAGGAGATGAGCCAGGAAGTAGGCCAGGAAGTAGGAATGCAAGGATGACCGACAAGGTTCTGACCGCCAACCGCCTCGCAGACGGCATTGCCGTTTGGCTCGATGCTAACGGCCAATGGGTGGAAAACCTGCAGGACGCGATCGTCGCCCGCCATCCCGAGGCCGTGGCCTCGCTGGAAGCGATCGGCAAGCGCGATTTTGCGCAGAACCGGGTTGTTGACGTCGCCGTCATCGACGTGCAGGAGCAGGACGGAAAGCTCTGGCCGCTGCGCCTTCGCGAACGTATTCGTGCCCAGGGCCCGACCATGGAATATGCTGCCGGCTACCGCCCCGCCGACCCGGCCTTCATCGCAGTTTGAGGAAGTCATGTACCGTTACGACGAATTCGACCACGCTTTTGTTTCGAGCCGCGTGGAGCAGTTCCGCGATCAGGTCGGCCGCCGCCTCGCCGGCGAACTGGCCGAGGATGCTTTCAAGCCGCTGCGCCTGATGAACGGCGTCTACCTCCAGCTGCACGCCTACATGCTGCGCGTCGCGATCCCGTATGGGACGCTGAACGGCAAGCAGATGCGGATGCTCGCCCATATCGCCCGCAAGTATGACCGCGGTTACGGCCATTTCACCACCCGCCAGAACATCCAGTACAACTGGCCGAAACTGTCCGACACGCCGGATATCCTGGCCGATCTGGCGACCGTCGAGATGCACGCGCTGCAGACGTCAGGCAACTGCATCCGCAACGTCACCGCCGACCATTTCGCCGGTGCTGCCGCCGATGAGGTCGCCGATCCGCGGCCTTACGCCGAGATCCTGCGCCAGTGGTCCTCGGTCCACCCGGAATTCTCGTTCCTGCCCAGAAAATTCAAGATCGCCGTCACCGGCGCCGAGCGCGACCGCGCCGCGATCCAGGTGCACGATATCGGCCTGCACCTGAAGAAGAACGAGGATGGCCAGATCGGTTTTGCCGTCTATGTCGGCGGCGGGCAGGGGCGTACGCCGATGATCGCCAAGAAGATCAAGGATTTCCTGCCCGAGGAAGACCTGCTCTCCTACACGACCGCGATCATGCGCGTGTACAATCTGCACGGCCGCCGTGACAACAAGTACAAGGCGCGCATCAAGATCCTCGTGCACGAGACCGGCGCCGAGGAACTGGCCCGCCAGGTCGAGGAGGAATTCTCCCATCTGCGCGGCACCGAGCTGACGCTGCCGGAGAAAGACATCCAGGCAATCGCCGCCTATTTCGCGCCGCCGGCCTTGGCCGACCGTGCCGAAGGCTGGCCGCAACTCGCCGGCTGGAAGAAGACCGACGAGAATTTCGCCCGCTGGGTCGACCAGAACGTCAAGCCGCACAAGCACCCCGACTACGGCATGGTGACCATCTCCCTGAAGCCGATCGGCGGCATTCCGGGCGACGCCTCCGACGTGCAGATGGACGCCATCGCCGATCTGGCGGAAGAATTCGCCTTCGACGAGATCCGCATCAGCCACGAGCAGAACGTCATCCTGCCGCATGTGGCGCTGGCCGATCTCGAGCCGCTCTACCGCGCGCTGGTGGCCCATAATCTCGCGACCGCCAATGCCGGCCTGATCACCGACATCATTGCCTGTCCCGGGCTGGACTATTGCGCGCTGGCGAACGCCCGTTCGATCCCGCTGTCGCAGGAAATCTCCACCCGCTTCGGTGCGCCGGAGCGCCAGGCCGAGATCGGCGAGCTGAAGATCAAGATCTCCGGCTGCATCAATGCCTGCGGCCATCACCATGTCGGCCATATCGGCCTGCTGGGCGTCGAGAAGAAGGGCGCCGAGCTCTACCAGATCACGCTCGGCGGTTCCGGCGACGAGAACACCTCGATCGGCGAAATCATCGGCCGCGGCTTCGAGCCGAACAAGGTGACCGACGCGGTGGAAACCATCGTCGACACCTATCTCGGCCTTCGCCTCGCGAAGGAGGAGACCTTCCTCGAAGCCTATCGCCGCGTCGGGCCGCAGCCGTTCAAGGAAGCGCTCTATGGCGATGCCAAGGCGGAGGCGGCGTGATGACCCAGGAGCCAAGACTCTGGAGAGAAACCGGTTTCGTCGAGAACGACCCCTGGGTGATCGAGACCGAGGAGGTGAAGGCGACCGAGGACCAGAAGGTGCTGCTGCCGCTCGACGAGATGATCGCCCGCGCCGAGGAGAGCAACGATGTTGGCCTCGGCGTGCTGATCCGCCCGGCGGACGACGTGCGCAAGCTCGAACCCTATCTTTACCGCATCGAGATCGTCGCGGTGGATTTCCCGGCTTTCAACGACGGCCGCGCCTTTTCGCATGCCTCGCTGCTGCGCGACCGGCTCGGCTACAGGAACGAGCTGCGCGCGGTCGGCGACGTGCTGATCGACCAGGTGCCGCTGATGCTGCGCTGTGGCATCGACAGTTTTTCGGTGAAGAACGCCACGGCGCTGAAGCGGCTCGAGGAGGGCCGGCTGCCGGGCATCGCCGAACACTACCAGCCGACGGCCCGCCACGCCGAAAAGGGCGAGGGCTATAGCTGGCGCCGCCGCACGGTGATCGCCTGAGGCCCGGCCAGTGATCGGGCAAAGGTGATTTCCCCGCACATATTTTCTTGAAGCTCTGCGACAAAGGCACGCGGATGCCTTCAAATGCGGGACCATATGGTATATTTCGCTTCTGCGAAGAACGATGAGACGAAGAGACCGATAGGCATGAACGCTCCAGCAAAGACGGAAGAATTCGCAGTGGCCCAGGCCAAGATCCCGGACGGCGTTTATGCCGAGACGGTGCTTGCCGTCGAGCATTATACCGACCGCCTGTTCCGTTTCCGCATGACCCGTCCGGCCGGTTTCCGCTTCCGTTCGGGCGAGTTCGCGATGATCGGGCTGATGGTCGGCGACAAGCCGGTCTACCGCGCCTATTCGATCGCCAGCCCGGCCTGGGACGAGGAGCTGGAGTTCTTCTCGATCAAGGTGCCGGACGGCCCGCTGACCTCGCATCTGCAGGCGATCAAGCCGGGCGACACGGTGCTGATGCGCAAGAAGCCGACCGGCACGCTAGTGCTCGACGCGCTGACGCCGGCCAAGCGGCTCTACATGTTCTCGACCGGCACCGGCATCGCCCCCTTCGCCAGCCTGATCCGCGATCCCGAGACCTACGAGAAGTTCGACGAGGTCATCCTCACCCATACCTGCCGCGACGTCGCCGAGCTGAAATACGGTTTCGACCTGGTGCACGAGATCAACAACCACGAATTCCTCCACGAGATCGTCGGGACCAAGCTCAAGCACTACCCGACCGTGACCCGCGAGGATTTTAAGTATCGCGGCCGCATCACCGACCTGATCGTGTCGGGCAAGCTGTTCACCGATCTCGGCGTGCCGGCGCTCGACCCGGCTGTCGACCGCGGCATGATCTGCGGCTCGACCGCGATGCTGAAGGACACCAAGGACCTGCTCGAAAAGGCCGGCCTTGTCGAAGGCTCCAACAACAAGCCCGGCGAGTTCGTCATCGAAAGGGCGTTTGTAGGGTGAGAGGCGACGGCCTTTGGCCGGCAAAACGCTCCAGTGGAGCGTTTTGAGCCTCGAACGCCACGAGCCAAAGCGAAGGGCCGGCAGGAGGCGACGGCCTTTGGCCGGCAAAACGCTCCAGTGGAGCGTTTTGAGCCTCGAACGCCCTGAGCCAAAGCGAAGGGCCGGCAGGCGGTGCGGCATACGCAACCCCTGCAACATCTCCCCGAGTACCACCCCCCGCCGTTATCCACTCCATCTACTGCGCGCCATCTTCCTCCTCCGGCAGGAACTCACCGAACCTCTCGAAGGCTCCCGCGATGCTCCGGGGAGGCGGGGCGGGCGGGGGAAGGCGAATGCGGCGCAGCCATCCGCGAAGCGCGGGGCGGGCCGCTTGCTCGTCGTAAAGCGCGAAGACGGCTGCGCAGGCGCCTTGCCGCAGCACGAAAGCCTGTTCATCATCGACCGCCCCCGGCAGACCTTGCCACGCGGAGAAGCGCTCGGCGCAGAGGACGGCCATCCCCCTCTGGACGGCAAACAATTCGCGGTGACAATCCTGCAGGATGCCGATACAGGCGGGCTCGCCCGCGGCGGAGACGTCGGCCGCGCAATGGCCGGTGCGTCGGCACGCGCGGCGCCGGCACATCTGCGGCATGCCGAGACTATCGGCGACGTTGCGGCTGATCCGGGCGTCGAGCGGCGCGAGCTGCTCGCGGGATGATCGTTCTTCGGGCAATCGCTTTTGGGCCATGGGCTCCTCGGCCGGTCTCGGCATAAGACGGGAAGGGCGGTATCCACCGGACATGCTCCTCCCTTGGTGATCCTCGGTTTTCGCTTCGTCCGCCCGAGGAGGGCGAAGCATGTGTCGGACGGGGCGCTGAAAGCTGCCTCGTAAGGTAAGTAATAAGTGACACCTCTCAGCGCCCCGTTCGGCGGTTATTATCCGCGACTTCGGTCCCTCTGCGATGACGGGGGTTGTGGGAACGGTTGCGTGCCCCTCCGAGAGAGGGCGTCATGCACGCTCTCAGACTACGATGCCGCAGGCCATGACTGCCGCCCGGCATCGTCTTCCACCTGCGCCGCACAATCCGGGTTTTTCAAAAACCCTCGGACGCCGCACGGCGCGGCCCCGATCACCCTGTGTGCCTCACAGGCACGCCCGGCGCTCCATGATGGAAAACGAAACGAGAAGTCGGTCCGACAGCTTCTCACCCGTCCCACGTCGCCGGAGGGAGACCATTTTCCGCGAACCCGAACGCCAAGGTTTTGCGTCTTGCCCTTGACGTCCGCGCCGGTCCCGCCTCGCCGGCACGCCTGCCGGTGTATCCGCGACGGGACGGGGGGATTGTAGGCACGGGCTGGAAGGGCGGGGATGCGGGGGAGGCTAAGTGCTTGATGGGGCTGAGGGGGAGGTGTCGATCATGCCCGGATGGGTCGGCGCCTGGAGGGTGGATCCTCGGGTCGAGCCCGAGGATGACGACCTCAGAGCCCGAGGATGACGACCTTAGAGCCCGAGGATGACGACCTTAGATCCCGAGGATGACGACCTTGGATGTCGAGGTTGCGACCTTGGATCTCGAGGGGCGACCTTGGCAATCGCACGCCTCTCCTCCGTTATCCGCCACCCTCTCCTCCGTCATCCTCGGGCTCGACCCGAGGATCCAGCCGCCGTGCGTCTGCACGGCGAGAGGACCCTTTGTCAGACGTCGTGTACGGGAGAGTCCTTCGCGCCGCGGACGCGGCGCTGCTGGATTCCTGTCACAAGGACAGGAATGAGGGAAGGTGGTGCCTCCACCGCCTAAAAAAACGCCCCCTACTGCCCCAAAAGGTCGCGAAGGCTCCAGGGCTCGTCGCCGGACTGGTCGGCGATGTCGTCCACCTTCCAGCCGCCGTTTTCGCGCACCAGCGTGTAGAAGAGCGTCGCCGAGCGCTTGCCGTTGCGGAAGGACACTTCCAGCTCCGCCGTGTTGTCGAAGACGATCGGCGGGGAAAGCTGGATATTGCTGGCGACGCCATCCTGTCCGGCAAGGATCGGGTCGAAATCCACCGCCTCGCCATTCGCCGTCAGGCTCTCGTTGAGCGCATCGGAAAAATAGGCGGAATAGGGCGAGGGCGCATCGTCCTCGGCCGGGTCGATCGTGTCGGCATAAAGGGATTTGATCAGCGCCTGCGGCGACTTGTAGACCCGCGCCTCGGCGCCGGCCACAGCCAGCAGGGAAAACAGCAGTCCGAAGACGATGGCCGGCATGCGCATGGATGAGTCGTTCCCGGTTGGATGTGGGGAGATGTTTAGGCGAGGGAGGGGTGGAAGGATAGTGGGGTGGAGGTAGTTGTGGGAGGTAGCGTAATGAATTTACGAGAACTCCGAGATATTTAACGCGCGGTGAAGCATTGGATGTACTAAGAATTTTGTGTCGTTGGTAATCGCCTCAGGCACAATAACCGAAACGTCTTTATAAGCATAAATATAGGGCTCATTTGGCGCCAATTTAAGTCCGCCCGCCCCTATTCGATATAGAGTGCTGAACAACAGCCGCGCGGTATTTAAGAGTTTATCGGGACTTTCATTTTTGAGATATTCTCTCGCTTGCTTAGCAATTGGATCGGTTTCCGATTGTATTTTATCGTCGATCTCAAGCACAAACTCCTCGATGAACTCGCGGCCGGATATATCCCCGGGTTTAAATCTACCGCCACGCCCGGAAATTAAGGTAAAGGCGACACGGATGGTGGGGTACGAGCTTTCCCATTCATCCATCAGTGCCTGCATTCTGATTCGTGAATATTCAGACTCCGCCTGCCGAACAGTCTTTTGGGAAACTTTATTCTGCCCTTGGGAAAGGGATAAGCAAATATTTATAAAAGAAATAATGTCACGCGGTCGCAGCAATGTCCTCTCGATCATGTAATCAAAAGTATCTTTTGCCCCAACTTTCTTTTCGAAGATGTCGTAGAAAAAAACATTCTCCGATGAGTATTTTCTTCTGAATAAGAAATTGATTCGTTTTTCAACGAGTTGCCAAAGCTGTTCCTTCGTCCAGCGGATTCTAAGGAAATAGTCATCGTATTTCTCCCGCTGGAAGCCAACATAGGAGCTTTCCTGAATAACACGCTCAAGTACATCAGAGCGAAGTGCAACGACCACTTTGAGACGTCTAAGCTTGCGAAATGATCGCAAACATTCAATCAATGCCCGGATTAATTGATATCTTATCCGATCGTCGACCCATTTTTCATCAAGTTTATCGATAAGAATATAATAAGTTTGAGAGTATTTTTCTTTCCCTTCATACTCGGAAAGAAGGTCAAGTACTTTCGCAAGGTCTGTCAGCATGTCGGAATTGACGATCTTCTTTGCACGCTGAACCAGTGCCGACTTTTTTTCCGAGCTAAGGGTACGCGCATAACCCGCGCGGCCCTTAAATTTCTCAATTTCCGCAGACAGCTCTGCATCAACAGTGTTTTCTATTTTCTGAGTAATTTCTTTGATATTCTCATCCATGGTGATCCAGAAGCGGCTTTCCCACTGCCTGAGATATTCGAGAGCT
It encodes:
- the hflX gene encoding GTPase HflX, producing the protein MVPEAEKRRDDMRALVIVPVLKQARSKAGQGDSSQAPAPQRSNEARLEEAIGLARAIDLEIVRGLIVPISQPRPGTLMGSGKIEEIKALLDEHDAGLVIVDHPLTPVQQRNLEKEWQAKVIDRTGLILEIFGRRASTKEGTLQVDLAHLNYQKGRLVRSWTHLERQRGGAGFMGGPGETQIEADRRLLQERIVKLERELEQVVRTRQLHRAKRRKVPHPIVALVGYTNAGKSTLFNRITGAGVLAEDMLFATLDPTLRRMKLPHGRTVILSDTVGFISDLPTHLVAAFRATLEEVLEADLVLHVRDMSDPDNAAQAGDVMRILTDLGIDEKEAAARIIEVWNKIDRLDPEAHEAIAERAVGRENVMAVSAITGEGVDALMDEISRRLSGVLTETSIVIPADQLSIVSWVYSNAVVDGREDNEDGSVTLDVRMSEAEAAEFERKLGNGSKAAKEDWER
- a CDS encoding acyltransferase family protein: MIQSRPHEETGTHLDYLDGWRGIAVIFVIVGHFWLDDFKPGLSTFGVDLFFVLSGRLMSEILFVKRAELPTFFFRRFSRIYPALFAFVVITTLAFQDTEISHGPVAAALALTFTLNYAMVYTHPVALLDHLWSLCVEEHAYILLAGVAFLSRRRLFPVGALIIALGTAAMLNGIVRTELGASVLDTHWRSDVSVAGIFIAGGLWLLLRKRQAPWWVSPLALLIAVVAKAAPFQVLSFGLSTTMLALSITTIDSAAPVFRKILSAKVLTYAGLWSFSLYLWQQPFYKLYREGVAPTPLLLLAALATALASFYLVEKPSRRALNSFFENRLAKPATGGRTA
- the mazG gene encoding nucleoside triphosphate pyrophosphohydrolase, translating into MEASKDISRLIEIMAALRTPVTGCPWDLEQNFATIKPYTIEEAYEVGDAIERNDMDDLCEELGDLLLQVVFHARMAEETGEFSFGDVVQAITKKMIRRHPHVFAVSDAATPDAVKVQWDDIKTEEKRERAERRARRGITEDFKAGYLGSVHRAQPALTEALKLQQRAAKVGFDWSEAEPILDKIEEEVGELREALRDGNHSKISDELGDLIFALVNIGRHVKADPEEALRGTNTKFRRRFNYIETSLEKSSQTLEDATLERMEELWQAAKAIERQIG
- a CDS encoding deaminase; translated protein: MTIAARLLGVIENDILPLTEKGVATGNKVFGAAILKKSDLSLVIAETNNEIENPLWHGEVHTLKRFYETTRDLPTKDLIFLSTHEPCTMCMSAITWAGFDNFYYFFSHEDSRDAFAIPHDLKILKEVFGLEPGGYRRNNAFWLSYAITDLVESEEEPLRTELQAQTTRIKARYDGLSGVYQSGKDMNSIPLA
- the cysG gene encoding siroheme synthase CysG; the protein is MSPSQQRLSVFPAFVRVSGRSVVVFGNGDEAYAKARLLRNTDAEIVAYVSAPDADYADWLAAQGIETVHSDFSPDQIRGAVLVFAATGDAALDRTIVTAARAEKIPANAVDQPDFCDFYTPALVNRAPVAIAIGTEGAGPVLAQMIRARIDQMLSPSLGLLARLAAEYRDAAERLVPRGVSRRIFWRRFFSADVASAVDANDIATARRSANALLSTTGRAAGHVWLVGAGPGAEDLLTLRAQRVLMEADAIVYDALVPQAIVDMGRRDAERLSVGKRKNCHSKSQDEINRLLVRLGREGKRVVRLKSGDPLVYGRAGEEMAALRDAGVTYEIVPGITSAFAAAADFELPLTLRGVASSLIFTTGHDLTGDVLPDWASLAISGATIAVYMGRTVAASVAERLMGAGLAPETTVAVIENASRADRRLFHGVLRELPDLEARDDLSGPVMVIIGEAVAGANFKKSEPLSAFKAREREEMSQEVGQEVGMQG
- a CDS encoding DUF2849 domain-containing protein yields the protein MTDKVLTANRLADGIAVWLDANGQWVENLQDAIVARHPEAVASLEAIGKRDFAQNRVVDVAVIDVQEQDGKLWPLRLRERIRAQGPTMEYAAGYRPADPAFIAV
- a CDS encoding nitrite/sulfite reductase, yielding MYRYDEFDHAFVSSRVEQFRDQVGRRLAGELAEDAFKPLRLMNGVYLQLHAYMLRVAIPYGTLNGKQMRMLAHIARKYDRGYGHFTTRQNIQYNWPKLSDTPDILADLATVEMHALQTSGNCIRNVTADHFAGAAADEVADPRPYAEILRQWSSVHPEFSFLPRKFKIAVTGAERDRAAIQVHDIGLHLKKNEDGQIGFAVYVGGGQGRTPMIAKKIKDFLPEEDLLSYTTAIMRVYNLHGRRDNKYKARIKILVHETGAEELARQVEEEFSHLRGTELTLPEKDIQAIAAYFAPPALADRAEGWPQLAGWKKTDENFARWVDQNVKPHKHPDYGMVTISLKPIGGIPGDASDVQMDAIADLAEEFAFDEIRISHEQNVILPHVALADLEPLYRALVAHNLATANAGLITDIIACPGLDYCALANARSIPLSQEISTRFGAPERQAEIGELKIKISGCINACGHHHVGHIGLLGVEKKGAELYQITLGGSGDENTSIGEIIGRGFEPNKVTDAVETIVDTYLGLRLAKEETFLEAYRRVGPQPFKEALYGDAKAEAA
- a CDS encoding DUF934 domain-containing protein yields the protein MTQEPRLWRETGFVENDPWVIETEEVKATEDQKVLLPLDEMIARAEESNDVGLGVLIRPADDVRKLEPYLYRIEIVAVDFPAFNDGRAFSHASLLRDRLGYRNELRAVGDVLIDQVPLMLRCGIDSFSVKNATALKRLEEGRLPGIAEHYQPTARHAEKGEGYSWRRRTVIA
- a CDS encoding ferredoxin--NADP reductase, whose product is MNAPAKTEEFAVAQAKIPDGVYAETVLAVEHYTDRLFRFRMTRPAGFRFRSGEFAMIGLMVGDKPVYRAYSIASPAWDEELEFFSIKVPDGPLTSHLQAIKPGDTVLMRKKPTGTLVLDALTPAKRLYMFSTGTGIAPFASLIRDPETYEKFDEVILTHTCRDVAELKYGFDLVHEINNHEFLHEIVGTKLKHYPTVTREDFKYRGRITDLIVSGKLFTDLGVPALDPAVDRGMICGSTAMLKDTKDLLEKAGLVEGSNNKPGEFVIERAFVG
- a CDS encoding YbjP/YqhG family protein; the encoded protein is MRMPAIVFGLLFSLLAVAGAEARVYKSPQALIKSLYADTIDPAEDDAPSPYSAYFSDALNESLTANGEAVDFDPILAGQDGVASNIQLSPPIVFDNTAELEVSFRNGKRSATLFYTLVRENGGWKVDDIADQSGDEPWSLRDLLGQ